A DNA window from Actinomadura luzonensis contains the following coding sequences:
- a CDS encoding aldose epimerase family protein produces MIFGTLPSGEQVEQVELSSGRLRAEVLTLGAVVRSLEVSGRNVVLGLDTLEDYLTRSRYFGAVVGRYGNRIAGARFTLDGVEHALPVNNGPNSLHGGTEGFDSKVWDLVESTPSSVTLRLVSPDGDQGYPGTLTATVTYTLEDDALRIDYACESDKPTVVNLTNHSYFNLKGQGVGDVRDHVVRLAAEHYLPVDDDKIPTGELAPVKGTPFDFTEPHALGERIDGAYDHCFVLDGPMSVTAGGLTMEVTTTEPGVQFYSGSMLDGEATPFGPFAGMCLETQHFPDSPNQPQFPSTVLRPGELRTSTTTYRFTTT; encoded by the coding sequence ATGATCTTTGGAACGCTGCCGTCCGGCGAGCAGGTCGAACAGGTGGAGCTGTCCTCCGGGCGGCTCCGCGCCGAGGTGCTGACCCTCGGCGCCGTCGTACGCTCCCTGGAGGTGTCGGGCCGCAACGTGGTGCTCGGGCTGGACACCCTGGAGGACTACCTCACCCGCAGCCGCTACTTCGGCGCGGTCGTCGGCCGCTACGGCAACCGCATCGCCGGCGCCCGCTTCACCCTCGACGGCGTCGAGCACGCCCTGCCGGTCAACAACGGCCCCAACAGCCTGCACGGCGGCACCGAGGGCTTCGACTCCAAGGTGTGGGACCTCGTCGAGAGCACCCCCTCGTCCGTCACGCTGCGGCTGGTCAGCCCCGACGGCGACCAGGGCTACCCGGGCACGCTCACCGCGACGGTGACGTACACGCTGGAGGACGACGCCCTGCGCATCGACTACGCCTGCGAGAGCGACAAGCCGACGGTCGTCAACCTCACCAACCACTCCTACTTCAACCTCAAGGGCCAGGGCGTCGGCGACGTGCGCGACCACGTCGTGCGGCTCGCGGCCGAGCACTACCTGCCGGTCGACGACGACAAGATCCCGACCGGCGAGCTGGCCCCGGTCAAGGGCACCCCGTTCGACTTCACCGAGCCGCACGCCCTCGGCGAGCGCATCGACGGCGCCTACGACCACTGCTTCGTGCTCGACGGCCCCATGAGCGTCACCGCCGGCGGCCTGACCATGGAGGTCACCACCACCGAGCCGGGCGTGCAGTTCTACTCCGGCAGCATGCTGGACGGCGAGGCCACCCCGTTCGGGCCGTTCGCCGGCATGTGCCTGGAGACCCAGCACTTCCCCGACTCGCCGAACCAGCCGCAGTTCCCCTCCACCGTGCTGCGCCCAGGCGAGCTGCGCACCTCCACCACCACCTACCGGTTCACCACTACCTGA
- a CDS encoding LacI family DNA-binding transcriptional regulator, which translates to MAATIKDVARACGVHVSTVSRTFSAPHLVNPATRSRVLAAADDLGYRPNRAARALTTGRTFNMGLIVADIANPFFPPIIKAAQAQARGRDYHVFVADTDEDPRVEEELIRTFTKQVDGVLLCSPRLSSKMIERLAEDVPFVLVNRRIKGMPAVLMNVAQGARLALEHLAGLGHRRIALVSGPLGSWTSNEMQGVAAETPGLDLVFFGPNQPTEGGGLAVAADVAACGASAVLAYNDLVALGLIEGLAAMDIGVPDQISVIGFDDILPGRLNRPKLTTVAMPAAAAGRMAVDLLLQSGGEGATVTLDTALIVRESTGRAQK; encoded by the coding sequence ATGGCGGCGACGATCAAGGACGTGGCGCGCGCCTGCGGCGTGCACGTGTCCACAGTCTCCCGCACCTTCTCCGCACCGCACCTGGTCAATCCTGCCACCAGGAGCCGGGTGCTCGCCGCGGCCGACGACCTCGGCTACCGCCCCAACCGGGCGGCCCGGGCCCTCACCACCGGCCGCACCTTCAACATGGGCCTCATCGTGGCCGACATCGCCAACCCGTTCTTCCCGCCGATCATCAAGGCGGCCCAGGCGCAGGCCAGAGGCCGCGACTACCACGTGTTCGTGGCCGACACCGACGAGGACCCGCGGGTGGAGGAGGAGCTGATCAGGACGTTCACCAAACAGGTGGACGGCGTCCTGCTGTGCAGCCCCCGCCTGTCCAGCAAGATGATCGAGCGGCTGGCCGAGGACGTGCCCTTCGTCCTGGTCAACCGCCGCATCAAGGGCATGCCCGCGGTGCTCATGAACGTCGCCCAGGGCGCCAGGCTCGCCCTGGAGCACCTGGCCGGGCTCGGCCACCGCAGGATCGCGCTCGTGTCCGGCCCCCTCGGGTCGTGGACCAGCAACGAGATGCAGGGCGTCGCCGCCGAGACGCCGGGGCTCGACCTCGTCTTCTTCGGCCCCAACCAGCCGACCGAGGGAGGCGGCCTGGCCGTGGCCGCCGACGTCGCGGCCTGCGGGGCGAGCGCCGTGCTGGCCTACAACGATCTCGTCGCGCTCGGCCTCATCGAGGGGCTGGCCGCGATGGACATCGGGGTACCAGACCAGATAAGTGTCATCGGGTTCGACGACATCCTGCCCGGCCGGCTCAACCGGCCGAAGCTGACCACGGTGGCCATGCCCGCCGCGGCGGCGGGCCGGATGGCCGTCGACCTGTTGCTGCAGTCGGGGGGCGAGGGCGCGACGGTGACCCTCGACACCGCCCTCATAGTCCGCGAGTCCACGGGAAGGGCACAGAAATGA
- a CDS encoding NAD-dependent epimerase/dehydratase family protein produces MRILMTGAAGKVGTLLRPRLAREGRTLRLSDLQAVETGPGEEQVTADLADPAAVAEAMKGVDAVIHLGGQSREHPWADIVHANINGTQVLLEAAREAGVRQLVLMGSHHAAGFHTRPAGGEDLPDYAFPRPDTFYGVSKVVMEALGSLYHDRFGMNITVVRLGTCNEGSLDTRGLATWISPDDLARLIEAALVAPGFHVVWGVSDNARRWWSLKEAEAIGYVSRDDSEPRAAALIAEQGEPDLSDPVHDRAGGVFTLKELGGRW; encoded by the coding sequence ATGCGCATTCTCATGACCGGCGCCGCCGGGAAGGTCGGCACCCTGCTCCGCCCGCGGCTCGCCCGCGAGGGCCGCACGCTGCGGCTCTCCGACCTCCAGGCCGTCGAGACCGGCCCGGGGGAGGAGCAGGTGACCGCCGACCTCGCCGACCCGGCCGCCGTGGCCGAGGCCATGAAAGGCGTGGACGCGGTGATCCACCTGGGCGGCCAGAGCCGCGAGCACCCCTGGGCCGACATCGTGCACGCCAACATCAACGGCACCCAGGTGCTGCTGGAGGCGGCGCGCGAGGCGGGCGTGCGGCAGCTCGTGCTCATGGGCAGCCATCACGCGGCGGGCTTCCACACCAGGCCGGCGGGCGGCGAGGACCTGCCGGACTACGCCTTCCCGCGCCCCGACACCTTCTACGGCGTCAGCAAGGTCGTCATGGAGGCGCTCGGCAGCCTCTACCACGACCGGTTCGGCATGAACATCACCGTCGTCCGGCTCGGCACCTGCAACGAGGGCTCGCTCGACACCCGCGGCCTGGCCACCTGGATCTCGCCCGACGACCTGGCCCGCCTGATCGAGGCCGCGCTGGTCGCGCCCGGCTTCCACGTGGTGTGGGGCGTCTCGGACAACGCCCGCCGCTGGTGGTCGCTGAAGGAGGCCGAGGCCATCGGCTACGTCTCGCGGGACGACTCGGAGCCGCGGGCGGCGGCGCTGATCGCCGAGCAGGGCGAGCCCGACCTGTCGGACCCCGTCCACGACCGCGCCGGCGGCGTGTTCACGCTGAAGGAGCTCGGCGGGCGCTGGTGA
- a CDS encoding SpoIIE family protein phosphatase, translated as MDTTRVSSTAFDGTPHAPAHARKFVRQVLGEWRLGHLAEDAVLLTSELVTNAVVHAGTGIELTCRLDVESSPARLEIEVDDHHPAKFIDTADPAPMEAMRASGRGLALAGMLADAWGVTYTRTAKRVWVRIELTDTCEPQDLAGTPAPAPVPAPVESLHLAVLWCDRDGVVQAWNSEAENLLGWRADQVVGMPLHELVAWRGHGPYAPALADTLSLGRWRGEARMRHYDGSLVPVYVSHLRPKGQRSAVWMVVAADHRFVLAAPPTPLRREAGTRIKDLLDQDMPFSELLETIARIVQVSSGGDAAYVLLAADGGCRFGVAAAAGTTAGLVGVLATGVFRPGRRAPTLVEDLLAGDVELAGRLRARSLACAPLLVSGEVTGYLVVTAAEPGCFDEELTVSLQHIADQVAVPVQRERLAEQDRAHRGRLSFLAEAGELLAGVHDEELIAALTAQLVVPKIATWAAVYLTDLAGMTRLAHVWHSEERHNADLRKSLPAIPRTALNEVTWPAGQESVLSFPLLTQGRSHGALVIGRAEPALPLELADLLGDLCRLVALNLHTAMLYARQATTSRVLQRSLLPMRVATPMPGLESAVVYEPAEEGADVGGDFYDLFTVADHWCFALGDVCGSGPEAAAVTGLARHAVRLLAKEHYTVADIFDRLNQALLEEGEDGRFLSLLCGELTPLPQGGALCTIASAGHPSPLLLGADGAVRPVATPQLLLGVEADARFYVESFTLAPDDLLLCVTDGVTERRNGDRLLDDGDGLARLLSGCTGLSAHAVAERVRHAVETFAKEPSHDDMALLVIKAAAALRKVR; from the coding sequence GTGGACACGACCCGGGTGTCGAGCACCGCCTTCGACGGGACCCCCCATGCCCCGGCGCACGCGCGCAAGTTCGTGCGCCAGGTGCTCGGTGAGTGGCGCCTCGGCCACCTCGCCGAGGACGCCGTGCTCCTGACCAGCGAGCTCGTCACGAACGCCGTGGTCCACGCGGGCACCGGCATCGAGCTGACGTGCCGCCTGGACGTGGAGTCCAGCCCGGCGCGGCTGGAGATCGAGGTAGACGACCACCACCCGGCCAAGTTCATCGACACCGCCGACCCGGCGCCCATGGAGGCCATGCGCGCCTCGGGGCGCGGGCTGGCGCTGGCGGGCATGCTGGCCGACGCCTGGGGCGTCACCTACACCCGCACCGCCAAACGGGTCTGGGTGCGCATCGAGCTGACCGACACCTGCGAGCCGCAGGACCTCGCGGGCACGCCCGCGCCCGCCCCGGTGCCCGCCCCGGTCGAGTCGCTGCACCTGGCCGTCCTGTGGTGCGACCGCGACGGCGTCGTGCAGGCCTGGAACTCCGAGGCGGAGAACCTGCTCGGCTGGCGCGCCGACCAGGTGGTGGGCATGCCGCTGCACGAGCTGGTGGCCTGGCGGGGGCACGGCCCGTACGCGCCGGCCCTGGCCGACACGCTGAGCCTCGGCCGCTGGCGGGGCGAGGCCCGCATGCGGCACTACGACGGCAGCCTGGTGCCGGTCTACGTCTCCCACCTGCGGCCCAAGGGGCAGCGCTCGGCGGTGTGGATGGTGGTGGCCGCCGACCACCGCTTCGTGCTGGCGGCGCCGCCCACGCCGCTGCGCAGGGAGGCGGGCACCCGCATCAAGGACCTGCTCGACCAGGACATGCCGTTCTCGGAGCTGCTGGAGACGATCGCGCGGATCGTGCAGGTCTCCAGCGGGGGCGACGCGGCGTACGTGCTGCTGGCCGCCGACGGCGGCTGCCGCTTCGGGGTGGCGGCGGCCGCGGGGACGACGGCGGGTCTGGTCGGGGTGCTGGCGACCGGGGTGTTCCGGCCCGGCCGCCGGGCCCCGACGCTGGTGGAGGACCTGCTGGCGGGCGACGTGGAGCTGGCCGGGCGGCTGCGGGCGCGGTCGCTGGCGTGCGCGCCGCTGCTGGTGTCCGGCGAGGTGACGGGCTATCTCGTGGTGACGGCGGCGGAGCCCGGCTGCTTCGACGAGGAGCTGACGGTGAGCCTGCAGCACATCGCCGACCAGGTGGCGGTTCCGGTGCAGCGCGAGCGGCTCGCCGAGCAGGACCGCGCGCACCGGGGGCGGCTGTCGTTCCTGGCGGAGGCGGGCGAGCTGCTGGCCGGGGTGCACGACGAGGAGCTGATCGCGGCGCTGACCGCGCAGCTCGTGGTGCCGAAGATCGCCACCTGGGCCGCGGTCTACCTCACCGACCTGGCCGGCATGACCCGGCTGGCGCACGTCTGGCACAGCGAGGAGCGGCACAACGCCGACCTGCGCAAGTCGTTGCCGGCCATCCCGCGCACCGCGCTCAACGAGGTGACCTGGCCCGCCGGCCAGGAGAGCGTGCTGTCGTTCCCGCTGCTCACGCAGGGCAGGTCGCACGGCGCGCTGGTGATCGGCCGGGCCGAGCCGGCCCTGCCGCTGGAGCTGGCCGACCTGCTGGGCGACCTGTGCCGGCTGGTGGCCCTCAACCTGCACACGGCCATGCTGTACGCCCGCCAGGCCACCACCTCTCGGGTGCTGCAGCGCAGCCTGCTGCCGATGCGGGTGGCGACGCCGATGCCGGGCCTGGAGTCGGCCGTCGTGTACGAGCCCGCCGAGGAGGGCGCCGACGTCGGCGGCGACTTCTACGACCTGTTCACCGTGGCCGACCACTGGTGCTTCGCCCTCGGCGACGTGTGCGGCAGCGGCCCCGAGGCGGCGGCGGTCACCGGCCTGGCCCGGCACGCGGTGCGGCTGCTGGCCAAGGAGCACTACACGGTGGCCGACATCTTCGACCGGCTCAACCAGGCGCTGCTGGAGGAGGGCGAGGACGGCCGGTTCCTGAGCCTGCTGTGCGGCGAGCTGACCCCGCTCCCGCAGGGCGGCGCGCTGTGCACGATCGCCTCGGCCGGTCACCCCTCGCCGCTGCTGCTGGGGGCCGACGGCGCGGTGCGCCCGGTGGCGACGCCGCAGCTCCTGCTCGGCGTCGAGGCCGACGCCCGCTTCTACGTCGAGAGCTTCACGCTGGCCCCGGACGACCTGCTGCTGTGCGTCACCGACGGCGTGACCGAGCGGCGCAACGGCGACCGCCTGCTCGACGACGGCGACGGCCTGGCCCGGCTGCTGTCGGGCTGCACGGGCCTGAGCGCGCACGCGGTCGCCGAGCGGGTGCGGCACGCGGTCGAGACCTTCGCCAAGGAGCCGTCGCACGACGACATGGCGCTGCTGGTGATCAAGGCCGCGGCCGCGTTGCGCAAGGTCAGGTAG
- a CDS encoding sugar ABC transporter substrate-binding protein — MSRRLLGVALVATLAATVTGCGSGGTGSTDNTLEIWIRQAPDSDSAKTAQKLADAFTKASGVKTKVVALFDDFETKLNQQAAQRQLPDIVINDTAQLGNMHSQGWLQEVNKSSLAGADQLADRAWQAAAGSDGKYYGAPFSAQAFALIVRKDWREKVGMEPPKTWEDLAKLAAAFTEKDPDGNGQKDTSGFVAPAGTKRGYASWYASSLIYANGGDFLKANGPGKYVATANDPRFVEAVQYLQDQFCKAKTVNPGAVSNDTTVTHEVFEKGQGGIYLVGPYVLARFVKSIGTDKIEVLPVPKGPSGGPGTLGEGENVYLMAGSRMQDAQKKFAEFAISPEGQRIGMNKDANGAIVRLPVNKGVDMAAERQDPRWKVFQESYDFAVYAPPVPNWAPIRQTSADAINAVWADCSADVKTAMDGLNTKLTQELQNQKAS; from the coding sequence ATGTCACGTCGTCTGCTGGGGGTGGCGCTCGTCGCGACCCTCGCCGCAACGGTGACCGGCTGCGGTTCCGGAGGAACGGGTTCCACGGACAACACCCTGGAGATCTGGATCAGGCAGGCGCCCGATTCCGACTCCGCCAAGACCGCGCAGAAACTCGCCGACGCCTTCACCAAGGCGAGCGGCGTCAAGACCAAGGTCGTCGCGCTCTTCGACGACTTCGAGACCAAGCTGAACCAGCAGGCCGCCCAGCGGCAGCTCCCCGACATCGTCATCAACGACACCGCCCAGCTCGGCAACATGCACTCGCAGGGCTGGCTCCAGGAGGTGAACAAATCGTCCCTGGCCGGCGCCGACCAGCTCGCCGACCGGGCCTGGCAGGCCGCCGCCGGCAGCGACGGCAAGTACTACGGCGCGCCCTTCTCCGCGCAGGCGTTCGCCCTGATCGTGCGCAAGGACTGGCGCGAGAAGGTCGGCATGGAGCCGCCGAAGACCTGGGAGGACCTCGCCAAGCTGGCCGCCGCCTTCACCGAGAAGGACCCCGACGGCAACGGCCAGAAGGACACCAGCGGCTTCGTCGCCCCCGCCGGCACCAAGCGCGGCTACGCCTCCTGGTACGCCTCCTCCCTCATCTACGCCAACGGCGGCGACTTCCTCAAGGCCAACGGCCCCGGCAAGTACGTCGCCACCGCGAACGACCCGAGGTTCGTCGAGGCCGTCCAGTACCTCCAGGACCAGTTCTGCAAGGCCAAGACGGTCAACCCGGGCGCGGTCAGCAACGACACGACCGTCACGCACGAGGTGTTCGAGAAGGGCCAGGGCGGCATCTACCTGGTCGGCCCGTACGTGCTGGCCCGCTTCGTCAAGAGCATCGGCACCGACAAGATCGAGGTCCTGCCGGTGCCCAAGGGCCCCTCCGGCGGCCCCGGCACGCTCGGCGAGGGCGAGAACGTCTACCTCATGGCCGGCTCGCGGATGCAGGACGCGCAGAAGAAGTTCGCCGAGTTCGCCATCTCCCCCGAGGGCCAGCGGATCGGCATGAACAAGGACGCCAACGGCGCCATCGTCCGGCTGCCGGTCAACAAGGGCGTGGACATGGCCGCCGAGCGGCAGGACCCGCGCTGGAAGGTGTTCCAGGAGTCCTACGACTTCGCCGTCTACGCGCCGCCGGTGCCGAACTGGGCGCCGATCCGGCAGACCTCCGCCGACGCCATCAACGCCGTGTGGGCCGACTGCTCGGCCGACGTCAAGACGGCCATGGACGGGCTGAACACCAAGCTCACCCAGGAACTGCAGAACCAGAAAGCGTCATGA
- a CDS encoding HAMP domain-containing protein, with protein sequence MVAQLEPPYAGGALHPAELRPLLTALQGMRDGNFRHRLDVPGDPVLAELATVFNQVAERNEHLTAELTRVRGEVARRGRLDERLNASPGTGSWAVNVTAVNSLIDALVIPAARATRVLNAVADGDLTQRVDLQDDNRPLCGGLRLMGKAVNRMVDQLALFTSEVTRVAREVGTEGRLGGRAKAQGMSGSWRDVTEAVNAMAARLTAQVRDIAVVTTAVARGDLTRQVTVEATGELLELKLTVNTMVDQLSAFSSEVTRVAREVGTEGQLGGRAEVKGVLGTWKDLTDNVNFMASNLTTQVRSIAQVTTAVANGDLSKKITVDARGEILQLKDTINTMVGQLSAFADEVTRVAREVGTEGRLGGQAQVRGVRGVWKDLTDNVNFMAANLTEQVRDIAQVATAVAQGDLSRNISVDVKGEMLQLKDTVNTMVGQLSAFADEVTRVAREVGTEGRLGGQAQVRGVRGVWKDLTDNVNFMAANLTEQVRDIAQVATAVAQGDLSRNISVDVKGEMLQLKDTVNTMVGQLSAFADEVTRVAREVGTEGRLGGQAQVRGSSGVWKDLTDNVNFMASNLTSQVRSIAMVTTAIANGDLSKKITVDARGEILQLKDTINATVDKLSAFADEVTRVAREVGTEGRLGGQAQVRGSSGVWKDLTDNVNFMASNLTSQVRNIAQVATAVANGDLSKKIDVDARGEILELKTTINTMVDTLSSFSSEVTRVAREVGSEGRLGGQAEVEGVYGTWERLTRNVNELAGNLTTQVRAIAEVASAVAQGDLSRSISVEAKGEVAELKNNVNLMVANLRETTRAKDWLESNLARIAGLMQGHRDLVEVADLILRELTPLVSAQYGAFFLAESDSPDGALAFIAGYGAAHDMLPGPGRPGPGLIRQAALERQRILLEDVPPGYIKVHTGLGEAAPASVVVLPIVFEDKVLGVIELASFSRFSDVHLAFFDQFVVTIGVAINTIIANARTEALLSESQRLAQQLQGRSDELQRQQAELRKSNAALEEKAHLLATSSRYKSQFLANMSHELRTPLNSLLILARLLADNPESNLSEQEVEFATTIHNAGSDLLQLINDILDLSKIEAGRMDVRPEKLPLSKLLDYVDATFRPLTVDRGLTFEIEVRPGTPRELFNDERRLQQILRNLLSNAVKFTACGEVRLEVSLDPGRRTPEGEVLAFAVSDTGIGIAADKLPLIFGAFQQADGTTSRKYGGTGLGLSISSEIARLLGGEIHATSTPGAGSTFTLYVPARCPSSPATGEPEWQPPPRPPELRLGAPPQPEWAAVEPVDDAWPSAAKLTKLKDGPLGEAFAGRRVLIVDDDIRNVYALTHVLGRLGMEIVYAENGREGVEALEREEGIDLVLMDVMMPEMDGYETLAAVRAMPRLAGLPIIALTAKAMPGDREKTISCGASDYVPKPVDLDHLLDVMRRWIER encoded by the coding sequence ATGGTCGCGCAGTTGGAACCCCCGTACGCGGGTGGAGCGCTCCATCCCGCGGAGCTCCGCCCCCTGCTCACGGCGCTTCAGGGCATGCGCGACGGCAACTTCCGGCACCGCCTCGACGTGCCCGGCGACCCGGTGCTGGCGGAGCTGGCGACGGTGTTCAACCAGGTGGCCGAGCGCAACGAGCACCTGACGGCCGAGCTGACCCGGGTGCGCGGCGAGGTGGCCAGGCGCGGCCGGCTCGACGAGCGGCTCAACGCGAGCCCGGGCACCGGCAGCTGGGCGGTCAACGTCACCGCCGTCAACTCCCTGATCGACGCCCTGGTCATCCCGGCGGCCCGGGCCACCCGGGTGCTCAACGCGGTGGCCGACGGCGACCTGACGCAGCGGGTCGACCTCCAGGACGACAACCGGCCGCTGTGCGGCGGGCTGCGCCTGATGGGCAAGGCCGTCAACCGCATGGTCGACCAGCTCGCGCTGTTCACCAGCGAGGTGACCAGGGTGGCCCGCGAGGTCGGCACCGAGGGCCGGCTGGGCGGCCGGGCCAAGGCACAGGGCATGTCGGGGAGCTGGCGCGACGTCACCGAGGCGGTCAACGCCATGGCGGCGCGGCTCACCGCCCAGGTGCGCGACATCGCCGTGGTCACCACCGCCGTGGCGCGCGGCGACCTCACCCGGCAGGTGACGGTCGAGGCCACCGGCGAGCTGCTGGAGCTCAAGCTGACCGTCAACACCATGGTCGACCAGCTCTCGGCGTTCTCCAGCGAGGTGACCAGGGTGGCCCGCGAGGTCGGCACCGAGGGGCAGCTCGGCGGCCGGGCCGAGGTCAAGGGCGTGCTCGGCACCTGGAAGGACCTCACCGACAACGTCAACTTCATGGCCTCCAACCTCACCACGCAGGTGCGCTCGATCGCCCAGGTGACGACCGCGGTGGCCAACGGCGACCTGTCGAAGAAGATCACCGTCGACGCCCGCGGCGAGATCCTGCAGCTCAAGGACACCATCAACACGATGGTGGGGCAGCTGTCGGCGTTCGCCGACGAGGTGACGCGGGTGGCGCGGGAGGTCGGCACGGAGGGGCGGCTCGGCGGCCAGGCGCAGGTGCGCGGCGTGCGCGGCGTGTGGAAGGACCTCACCGACAACGTCAACTTCATGGCGGCCAACCTCACCGAGCAGGTGCGCGACATCGCGCAGGTGGCCACCGCCGTCGCCCAGGGCGACCTCAGCCGCAACATCAGCGTCGACGTCAAGGGCGAGATGCTGCAGCTCAAGGACACCGTCAACACGATGGTGGGGCAGCTGTCGGCGTTCGCCGACGAGGTGACGCGGGTGGCGCGGGAGGTCGGCACGGAGGGGCGGCTCGGCGGCCAGGCGCAGGTGCGCGGCGTGCGCGGCGTGTGGAAGGACCTCACCGACAACGTCAACTTCATGGCGGCCAACCTCACCGAGCAGGTGCGCGACATCGCGCAGGTGGCCACCGCCGTCGCCCAGGGCGACCTCAGCCGCAACATCAGCGTCGACGTCAAGGGCGAGATGCTGCAGCTCAAGGACACCGTCAACACGATGGTGGGGCAGCTGTCGGCGTTCGCCGACGAGGTGACGCGGGTGGCGCGGGAGGTCGGCACGGAGGGGCGGCTCGGCGGCCAGGCGCAGGTGCGCGGGTCCAGCGGCGTGTGGAAGGACCTCACAGACAACGTCAACTTCATGGCCTCCAACCTGACCAGCCAGGTCCGCAGCATCGCCATGGTCACCACCGCCATCGCCAACGGCGACCTGTCCAAGAAGATCACCGTGGACGCCCGCGGTGAGATCCTGCAGCTCAAGGACACCATCAACGCCACCGTGGACAAGCTGTCCGCCTTCGCCGACGAGGTGACGCGGGTGGCGCGGGAGGTCGGCACCGAGGGGCGGCTCGGCGGCCAGGCGCAGGTGCGCGGGTCCAGCGGCGTGTGGAAGGACCTCACCGACAACGTCAACTTCATGGCCTCCAACCTCACCAGCCAGGTCCGCAACATCGCCCAGGTCGCCACCGCCGTGGCCAACGGCGACCTGTCCAAGAAGATCGACGTGGACGCGCGCGGCGAGATCCTGGAGCTGAAGACCACGATCAACACCATGGTCGACACGCTGTCGTCGTTCTCCTCCGAGGTCACCCGGGTGGCCCGCGAGGTCGGCTCCGAGGGCAGGCTCGGCGGGCAGGCCGAGGTCGAGGGCGTCTACGGCACCTGGGAACGCCTCACCAGGAACGTCAACGAGCTGGCCGGCAACCTCACCACCCAGGTCCGCGCCATCGCCGAGGTGGCCAGCGCCGTCGCCCAGGGCGACCTCAGCCGCTCGATCAGCGTCGAGGCCAAGGGCGAGGTCGCCGAGCTGAAGAACAACGTCAACCTCATGGTCGCCAACCTGCGCGAGACCACCCGCGCCAAGGACTGGCTGGAGAGCAACCTCGCCCGCATCGCCGGGCTCATGCAGGGCCACCGCGACCTCGTCGAGGTCGCCGACCTCATCCTGCGCGAGCTGACGCCGCTGGTCAGCGCCCAGTACGGCGCGTTCTTCCTGGCCGAGTCCGACTCACCCGACGGCGCGCTGGCCTTCATCGCCGGCTACGGCGCCGCCCACGACATGTTGCCCGGCCCCGGCCGGCCCGGCCCCGGGCTGATCCGGCAGGCGGCGCTGGAGCGCCAGCGCATCCTGCTGGAGGACGTGCCGCCCGGCTACATCAAGGTCCACACCGGGCTCGGGGAGGCCGCGCCGGCCAGCGTCGTGGTGCTGCCCATCGTCTTCGAGGACAAGGTGCTCGGCGTCATCGAGCTGGCCTCCTTCAGCCGTTTCAGCGACGTGCACCTGGCCTTCTTCGACCAGTTCGTGGTCACCATCGGGGTGGCCATCAACACGATCATCGCCAACGCCCGCACCGAGGCGCTGCTGTCGGAGTCGCAGCGGCTGGCCCAGCAGCTCCAGGGCCGCTCCGACGAGCTGCAGCGCCAGCAGGCCGAGCTGCGCAAGTCGAACGCGGCGCTGGAGGAGAAGGCCCACCTGCTGGCCACCTCCTCGCGCTACAAGTCGCAGTTCCTCGCCAACATGTCCCACGAGCTGCGCACCCCGCTCAACAGCCTGCTCATCCTGGCCAGGCTGCTGGCCGACAACCCGGAGAGCAACCTGTCGGAGCAGGAGGTCGAGTTCGCCACCACGATCCACAACGCCGGCAGCGACCTGCTGCAGCTCATCAACGACATCCTCGACCTGTCCAAGATCGAGGCGGGCAGGATGGACGTGCGGCCCGAGAAGCTGCCGCTCAGCAAGCTGCTCGACTACGTCGACGCGACCTTCCGGCCGTTGACCGTCGACCGCGGGCTGACCTTCGAGATCGAGGTGCGGCCCGGCACGCCGCGCGAGCTGTTCAACGACGAGCGGCGGCTCCAGCAGATCCTGCGCAACCTGCTGTCCAACGCCGTCAAGTTCACCGCCTGCGGCGAGGTGCGGCTGGAGGTGTCGCTCGACCCGGGCCGCCGCACGCCGGAGGGCGAGGTGCTGGCCTTCGCCGTCAGCGACACCGGCATCGGCATCGCCGCCGACAAGCTGCCGCTCATCTTCGGCGCCTTCCAGCAGGCCGACGGCACCACCAGCCGCAAGTACGGCGGCACCGGCCTCGGCCTGTCGATCAGCAGCGAGATCGCCCGGCTGCTCGGCGGCGAGATCCACGCCACCAGCACGCCGGGCGCGGGCAGCACGTTCACGCTGTACGTGCCCGCCCGCTGCCCGTCGTCCCCGGCCACCGGCGAGCCCGAGTGGCAGCCGCCGCCGAGGCCGCCCGAGCTGCGCCTCGGCGCCCCGCCGCAGCCCGAGTGGGCGGCCGTCGAGCCCGTCGACGACGCCTGGCCGTCGGCGGCCAAGCTCACCAAACTCAAGGACGGCCCGCTGGGAGAGGCGTTCGCCGGCCGCCGGGTGCTCATCGTGGACGACGACATCCGCAACGTCTACGCGCTGACCCACGTGCTGGGCCGGCTCGGCATGGAGATCGTCTACGCCGAGAACGGCCGCGAGGGCGTCGAGGCCCTGGAACGCGAGGAGGGCATCGACCTCGTGCTGATGGACGTCATGATGCCGGAGATGGACGGCTACGAGACGCTGGCCGCCGTCCGCGCCATGCCGCGCCTGGCCGGCCTGCCGATCATCGCGCTGACCGCCAAGGCCATGCCGGGCGACCGGGAGAAGACGATCTCCTGCGGGGCCTCCGACTACGTGCCCAAGCCGGTGGACCTCGATCACCTGCTGGATGTGATGCGGAGGTGGATCGAGCGGTGA